From a single Arachnia propionica genomic region:
- a CDS encoding SDR family NAD(P)-dependent oxidoreductase, which translates to MTVVPVALVAGGSRGLGLEIARQLHRRVHHVALCARDEAALQRAACSVQRAACSVQRPSSRIEAS; encoded by the coding sequence ATGACCGTCGTGCCCGTTGCTCTTGTTGCTGGCGGTTCGCGTGGCCTCGGACTGGAGATTGCTCGCCAGCTTCATCGGCGTGTCCATCACGTAGCTTTGTGTGCTCGTGATGAAGCTGCTCTGCAGCGTGCAGCGTGCAGCGTGCAGCGTGCAGCGTGCAGCGTGCAGCGTCCGAGTTCGAGGATTGAAGCGTCCTGA